The bacterium genomic interval AACATACGATCGCGAACTAAAGGATGTTTTCGCTGTACAGGATGAAATCAGTGAGGCGATTGCTGCATCGCTCGCGAGTGATTTGCAGCGCGCGGAACACGTTCGTGCCTCGCGCCGGGACCCTGAGAATCTCGAAGCATGGAGTTTGTATCAACGCGCCACATGACGCACATGATTGGAGAGCCACCGGAGCAAAGCATAGAACTGGTGAAACGTGCTATGCGTTTGAGTCCGCATGATCCGATGGAATGGGTGTTTTACGATGCACTTGGTGGAGCCTATTGGAATGCAGGACAATATGAAGAAGGAGTCCATGTCAGCAAGCGGCTGAATTGCTCTTCTCCCTGATTGCTATTTTGGATATATTTGGGCCGCTCTCAATCTCACAGGACTGGGCAAAATCGAAGAAGCGAGAGACGTAATCCGTCAAGCGAAAATCGTACAACCTGCATTGTCCCTTCCTCTTTTGCGAAAAGGCCCTGGCGCAATGTCAGCGGATGTGGACCGAAGAATGTCCGACGCTTTGGTCGAACCTGGCATCGCGGAGCAATAACGATTCTCGTCATTTCAGAGCGATCGAACTTCAGGTGATAAGACCCCATCATTGCCAATCAACGAGGCGAGGAATGGAACCTGCAATGAGTACGACCCCCGCGGGTGGCGCATTATTATTTCACCAAGCGCAACTGTCGTGTAGTAGCGCAACTTGTATCCAGGGATCGCTGCGGATCGGTAAGGAATTGGCGCCCTAATTCCAGGGCACACCGCCTGTACGGATACTCTTCCGGTGAATAATTATATGTTCGTATATAAAACTGAACGTGCCCGGCATTGCTGAAGACGACGTGCCTTGCGTTGGCATAGATCATCTCGATCTTGTAGCCTGCAAGTCCTGACAGGGTTGGATCCAATTCCCCGGTGAAAGCGAGGATCGGTCCGTCATAATATATGCGAGTGTTTTCGATCGGGTCTGCTTGCCCCGCAGGCCACAACGCGCACGCCTTGAATCTTTCATGCATGCCGTCTTGTCCGAACAAAGCACGGACGATGTCGGATTTGGCCGCCGCTTGCTCATATTCCTCCACGGTTTCGAACACCTTCTCTTCGTGGCAATCGATCGAGAGGTTCTGTCCAGTGGTCCACTTTCCCTGGTCCGGTAAGGTCGGAGGCGCTGGCGTGTCCTTTGTCATTTGTTCCTCGATCTGAACCATGAGCTTGCCGTCGCCACGAGCTGCGGCATCCGCGTAAGCGAGCACGGTCTGTACGCGTTGTTCAAAAGTCGGAACGGCGCCGCCATATAAACTGTTTTGAAGGAAGCTCGTCACCCTCCAATCGTCGAACCGCTCCTTCCCCACTTCTAACGGCTGCTGCCGGAGCTTGGGAAGCGCGGCCAGGAACCGGCTTCTCAGTTGCGGATACTTGGACGCGCAGTCCGCATCTGCCGTGCATTTCCAGAATATTTTGTTCAGTACGACCTCTGCACCATGAAGATCTTCGACGACCTCCTGGTCTTCAGGCAAATAGGGACCGTCGACAAGTACGGACCGGACGCTCGAGGGATAGTAGCGCGCCACGGTGAACGCGAGCCTGGCGCCGTAGGAGGCTCCCCAAACATTCCATTGCTTCACGCCCAATGCTTTTCTGAGCGCTTCCATGTCTCTGGAAATACGTGCACTGTTGTACTGAGAAAGATCCACACCTTGCTTTACGAATTGGTCTCTGCAAGTCTTCACCCTCTTAAACCAATCTTCTTCTTCGGGGCAACGGAGTGCCGGAGTGGATCGGCCGCCGCCTCTTTGGTCAAAGAACACCCAGTCCCGATCGACAACAATCTCACGGATGGCTGGAACTGTGACCAGTGTCTCTACGTGTACAAGGCTCGGTGATCCGGGCCCTCCGCTCAGGAAAATGACGGCGTTTTGCGGATCTATCTTGCGCTCAGGGCTGATGACCATGAAGGCAACTTCTATGGATCGACCTTTTGGATCATCGTAATTTTCAGGCACCTTCAGTTGGCCGCAAGTGACCGGAAGCAGCGCTTTCTTCGTATCGAAGGGGCAGTCCACCTTCTTCCACGAAGACGGGCTTGTATTTGGCTGAGGTGTTTCGCCAAAAACCACGATTGGTTGAGCGAGAAAGCAAAGTCCTCCAAGAACGCCTAGTAGAAATCTCACCATAATTATTCCTCCGTGAGAGCAATGCTGAACATAACATGCCGAAACAGCTTCTGTCTTGAAATAAATAAGCATTGTGGAATAAACCTAACTTTTTGAATCGTTCAAAAAAATCGTGTAAAACAGTGTAAACGTTTTATCG includes:
- a CDS encoding alpha/beta hydrolase is translated as MVRFLLGVLGGLCFLAQPIVVFGETPQPNTSPSSWKKVDCPFDTKKALLPVTCGQLKVPENYDDPKGRSIEVAFMVISPERKIDPQNAVIFLSGGPGSPSLVHVETLVTVPAIREIVVDRDWVFFDQRGGGRSTPALRCPEEEDWFKRVKTCRDQFVKQGVDLSQYNSARISRDMEALRKALGVKQWNVWGASYGARLAFTVARYYPSSVRSVLVDGPYLPEDQEVVEDLHGAEVVLNKIFWKCTADADCASKYPQLRSRFLAALPKLRQQPLEVGKERFDDWRVTSFLQNSLYGGAVPTFEQRVQTVLAYADAAARGDGKLMVQIEEQMTKDTPAPPTLPDQGKWTTGQNLSIDCHEEKVFETVEEYEQAAAKSDIVRALFGQDGMHERFKACALWPAGQADPIENTRIYYDGPILAFTGELDPTLSGLAGYKIEMIYANARHVVFSNAGHVQFYIRTYNYSPEEYPYRRCALELGRQFLTDPQRSLDTSCATTRQLRLVK